From Candidatus Neomarinimicrobiota bacterium, the proteins below share one genomic window:
- the aroA gene encoding 3-phosphoshikimate 1-carboxyvinyltransferase produces the protein MERLLEPAIKVRGEISLPGDKSIWHRALIIGAISEGETEIVGEPAGDDVLSTESCLKQLGIKISRKNGKTVVSGNGPKGLKKPESVLDAGNSGTTVRLLSGVLSAQNFESVIDGDSSLRKRPMNRIVTPLSLMGADLIPSDSGGCPLSIRGSTNLKPISYNSPIASAQVKSAMILASICSGVELELSEPYPSRNHTEIMLRQCGVNIQTEGNSIRMERNVKLKGAVFRVPGDFSSAAFFITAALMLPDSEITLKNVGLNPTRTGFLNVLKRMGADIRVIPDENGSGEKQGDIVVRSSDLKAVTITAEDVPSIIDELPLIGILGTVADGVTNVSGAFELRVKESDRISLLIKGLQKIGISANEFEDGFSVEGGQKISGGTVDAGNDHRIAMSFAIAGLASEKGVTLKGAESASVSYPSFFSDLEKLSE, from the coding sequence GTGGAACGGCTTTTAGAACCGGCAATTAAAGTGCGTGGTGAAATTTCATTGCCGGGCGACAAGTCCATCTGGCATCGGGCATTGATTATCGGCGCCATTTCTGAGGGGGAAACCGAGATAGTAGGCGAACCTGCCGGTGATGACGTTTTATCCACCGAATCGTGTCTAAAACAATTAGGTATAAAAATCTCCCGCAAAAACGGCAAAACGGTTGTTTCAGGTAACGGACCTAAAGGTCTGAAGAAACCCGAATCTGTTCTGGATGCCGGGAATTCCGGAACTACAGTCCGCCTGCTCTCAGGTGTTCTGTCGGCACAAAACTTCGAGTCTGTCATTGACGGCGATTCTTCTTTAAGAAAACGCCCCATGAACAGGATTGTCACTCCTCTTTCTCTGATGGGCGCAGACCTGATTCCTTCAGATTCAGGCGGCTGTCCCTTGAGCATAAGGGGAAGCACGAATCTGAAGCCGATCTCTTACAATTCACCTATAGCCAGCGCGCAGGTCAAGTCGGCTATGATTTTAGCAAGCATTTGCAGCGGCGTTGAACTTGAACTGTCCGAACCGTATCCATCACGAAACCATACTGAGATTATGCTGCGGCAGTGCGGAGTAAATATTCAGACTGAAGGAAATTCCATCCGTATGGAAAGGAACGTTAAATTAAAGGGCGCTGTTTTCAGAGTTCCCGGTGATTTTTCTTCAGCGGCGTTTTTCATCACAGCTGCTCTTATGCTTCCCGACAGCGAGATTACTTTAAAAAATGTGGGGCTGAATCCTACACGGACAGGATTCCTGAATGTTCTGAAGAGGATGGGAGCTGATATCAGGGTAATCCCGGATGAAAACGGATCAGGAGAGAAACAGGGAGATATTGTCGTTCGCTCTTCCGATCTGAAAGCCGTAACCATAACAGCGGAAGATGTTCCCTCAATTATAGACGAACTACCGTTAATCGGTATTTTAGGAACAGTCGCGGATGGAGTCACAAACGTTTCAGGCGCCTTCGAACTAAGAGTAAAAGAATCTGACCGCATTTCACTCCTTATTAAAGGATTACAAAAAATAGGTATCAGTGCTAACGAATTTGAAGACGGTTTCTCTGTGGAAGGGGGTCAAAAAATTTCGGGAGGAACAGTTGATGCGGGGAATGACCACCGTATCGCCATGTCTTTCGCCATTGCGGGACTCGCATCGGAAAAAGGCGTGACCCTTAAAGGCGCCGA